One Drosophila kikkawai strain 14028-0561.14 chromosome 3L, DkikHiC1v2, whole genome shotgun sequence genomic window carries:
- the fan gene encoding vesicle-associated membrane protein-associated protein B has protein sequence MMSYNKKPDMLSLEPRESLDFEGPFNRSVCKSLIIENPNNKCVAFKLKTTSPRSFSVRPNLGTVGPNAKITVDVFMHPMIPDVGQKQDKFLVQAAFASGCDIDMQEFWKEQKPEDIWEAKIKCVLVQDKSSDLQLRQAGGASATPEPKPEDEIEFDAEEITQQEAQLLKQVSMLEDERLTLKEELAMMHDQAAMRQSKPTGKDYFKFASCVLTILAAILGAYYGKHYL, from the coding sequence ATGATGAGCTACAACAAGAAGCCGGACATGCTATCCCTTGAACCTCGCGAGTCTCTCGACTTTGAAGGCCCTTTCAATCGTTCGGTCTGCAAGAGCCTGATCATCGAGAATCCCAACAATAAGTGTGTGGCTTTTAAACTAAAGACCACTTCGCCTCGCTCGTTCTCCGTGCGCCCCAATCTCGGGACTGTGGGTCCCAACGCAAAGATCACCGTGGACGTCTTCATGCATCCCATGATCCCGGATGTTGGCCAGAAGCAAGACAAGTTTCTCGTCCAGGCGGCCTTTGCCTCCGGCTGCGATATCGATATGCAGGAGTTCTGGAAGGAGCAGAAGCCAGAAGACATCTGGGAAGCCAAGATCAAGTGTGTCTTAGTCCAGGATAAATCGTCAGATTTGCAATTGCGTCAGGCTGGTGGCGCTAGTGCCACCCCAGAACCTAAACCGGAGGACGAGATCGAGTTCGATGCTGAGGAGATTACTCAGCAGGAAGCACAGCTGCTCAAGCAGGTCAGCATGCTAGAGGATGAGCGCTTAACTCTCAAGGAGGAGTTGGCTATGATGCACGACCAGGCAGCAATGCGTCAATCTAAGCCAACGGGCAAGGACTACTTTAAGTTTGCCTCTTGTGTTTTGACCATTCTTGCCGCCATTCTGGGCGCCTATTATGGCAAACATTACTTGTAA
- the Nulp1 gene encoding ribosome quality control complex subunit TCF25 isoform X2 → MSARMLKKLQGDADKLAPPPEDEDNEELSDNDELEDSDMQRDRKTHLNPFDLLNQPGLSLSESEFKEDDNETEHPSAALPNPSAAAQKKKKKKRKKKARSSGNHISSEDNERQDKYFEKVDPLLGKVYDAVPKQSAKQAAAAGGSATKKLLGVELRHLNPQNEMRRTFGKRVVKVETKRGRQKPTLKSTYMVTAKESWPPLTKNTITMKLLPAPDSPSVSSKSILDNGSGEVQWFAFEHSQYYQGVQHMFLSALERIDSEFLITLIKRCPYHVDSLVQLSEVCKMTEDFALASELLERALLLLESSLHINFSLTSGNCRLDYRRQENRSFYIVLFKHAQYLEERACSRTAFEISKLLLSLQPDMDPLAMILVIDYYALRSKQFGWLVEFYEEYNAARNLNQLPNMAYSYALALYTLHGVCERSNQALQYALLMFPGVLRPLLDEMSVQTDKRVLASSYFFADVSGNQSPALHQLVCLYVCRARVVWRQNEVLPWLESNVNAVLDRIDSKDPLVNEYKEKRSLRYGGTPPRPILRHVILSDYKEKVPLAVFVAKEKQAIMTYDPLPPPNSVNCYQRKSSSSSSPTTNTNNSVSMFFQSLLPSFNINNLAAAAQQPQAGLAPAQAAGAPAEAGADAAAAAAAVVPARQAANGEGEENGA, encoded by the exons ATGTCTGCGCGAATGCTAAAGAAGCTGCAGGGCGACGCCGACAAGCTGGCGCCGCCGCCAGAGGACGAGGACAACGAGGAGCTATCAGATAACGATGAACTGGAGGACAGTGACATGCAGCGCGACCGCAAGACCCATCTAAATCCATTCGATCTG TTAAACCAGCCCGGTTTGAGTCTCTCGGAGAGCGAGTTCAAGGAGGACGACAACGAGACGGAGCACCCATCTGCGGCTCTGCCCAATCCCAGTGCTGCGGCccagaagaaaaagaagaagaagcgcaAGAAGAAGGCCAGGTCCAGTGGTAACCACATAAGCAGCGAGGACAACGAGCGACAGGACAAGTACTTTGAGAAGGTGGATCCGCTGCTGGGCAAGGTCTACGATGCAGTCCCCAAGCAATCGGCCAAGCAGGCGGCGGCCGCCGGAGGCTCTGCCACTAAGAAGCTGCTGGGCGTTGAACTAAGGCATCTAAATCCGCAGAACGAGATGCGACGCACCTTTGGCAAGCGGGTGGTAAAAGTGGA GACAAAGCGCGGTCGTCAGAAGCCCACTCTCAAGTCTACATACATGGTAACGGCCAAGGAGTCCTGGCCGCCGCTGACCAAAAACACCATCACCATGAAGTTGCTGCCCGCTCCCGACTCGCCTTCGGTCTCCAGCAAGTCCATACTGGACAACGGCAGTGGCGAAGTCCAGTGGTTCGCCTTCGAGCATAGCCAATACTACCAGGGAGTGCAGCACATGTTTCTCTCGGCCTTGGAGCGCATCGATTCGGAATTTTTGATCACGCTCATTAAGCGCTGTCCCTATCACGTGGACTCCTTGGTCCAGCTGAGCGAGGTATGCAAGATGACCGAGGACTTTGCCCTGGCCTCTGAGCTTCTGGAGCGCGCCCTGCTGCTGCTAGAGTCGTCGCTGCATATTAACTTTAGCCTGACGTCGGGTAACTGCCGGCTGGACTATCGCCGCCAAGAGAACCGCTCATTCTACATTGTGCTGTTCAAGCATGCGCAGTACCTGGAGGAGCGTGCCTGCAGTCGGACTGCATTCGAGATCTCCAAGCTGCTGCTAAGTCTGCAGCCGGACATGGATCCGCTGGCCATGATCCTGGTCATTGACTACTACGCTTTGCGTAGCAAGCAGTTTGGATGGCTAGTGGAATTCTATGAGGAGTACAATGCCGCCAGGAACCTCAACCAATTGCCCAATATGGCCTACTCCTATGCCCTGGCCCTGTACACGCTCCATGGGGTGTGCGAGCGCTCCAATCAGGCCCTGCAGTATGCCCTGCTTATGTTCCCTGGGGTGCTGCGGCCGCTGCTGGACGAGATGTCCGTGCAGACGGACAAGCGGGTGCTGGCCTCCTCCTACTTCTTTGCGGATGTATCGGGAAA TCAATCGCCCGCTTTGCACCAGCTGGTGTGCCTGTATGTGTGTCGCGCTCGCGTTGTGTGGCGACAGAACGAGGTCTTGCCCTGGCTGGAGTCCAATGTCAATGCAGTCCTCGATCGCATCGACAGCAAGGATCCCTTGGTCAACGAGTACAAGGAGAAACGATCACTCCGCTATGGCGGCACACCGCCTAGACCCATTCTCCGGCATGTGATACTCTCCGACTACAAGGAGAAAGTTCCCCTGGCCGTTTTCGTGGCCAAGGAGAAGCAAGCCATCATGACCTACGACCCACTGCCGCCGCCGAACAGCGTCAACTGCTATCAGCG AAAATCCTCGTCGAGCAGCAGTCCCACAACGAACACAAACAATTCCGTATCCATGTTTTTCCAATCCCTCTTGCCATCGTTTAACATCAACAACCTGGCAGCAGCTGCTCAGCAGCCCCAGGCAGGCCTGGCACCAGCTCAAGCCGCCGGAGCACCTGCTGAGGCTGGCGCtgatgccgccgctgctgctgcggcagtGGTGCCTGCTAGGCAGGCAGCAAATGGCGAAGGCGAAG AAAATGGGGCATAG
- the Arp3 gene encoding actin-related protein 3, translated as MAGRLPACVIDVGTGYSKLGFAGNKEPQFIIPSAIAIKESARVGDTNTRRITKGIEDLDFFIGDEAFDATGYSIKYPVRHGLVEDWDLMERFLEQCVFKYLRAEPEDHYFLLTEPPLNTPENREYTAEIMFETFNVPGLYIAVQAVLALAASWASRSAEERTLTGIVVDSGDGVTHVIPVAEGYVIGSCIKHIPIAGRNITSFIQSLLRDREVGIPPEQSLETAKAIKEKHCYICPDIAKEFAKYDTEPGKWVRNYTGTNMVTKQPFSVDVGHERFMGPEIFFHPEFSNPDFTIPLSEIVDNVIQNCPIDVRRPLYNNIVLSGGSTMFKDFGRRLQRDIKRSVDTRLRISENLSEGRIKPKPIDVQVITHHMQRYAVWFGGSMLASTPEFYQVCHTKAAYEEYGPSICRHNPVFGTMT; from the exons ATGGCAGGGAGGCTACCGGCATGCGTAATCGATGTGGGCACCGG GTACTCCAAGCTGGGCTTTGCCGGCAATAAGGAGCCGCAGTTCATCATCCCCTCGGCGATTGCCATTAAGGAGTCTGCCCGAGTGGGCGACACCAACACACGGCGCATCACAAAAGGCATCGAAGACCTGGACTTTTTCATCGGCGACGAGGCCTTCGATGCCACCGGCTACTCAATCAAG TATCCGGTGCGTCATGGTCTGGTGGAGGACTGGGACTTGATGGAGCGCTTTCTGGAGCAATGCGTGTTCAAGTATCTGCGTGCCGAGCCGGAGGATCACTACTTTTTGCTGACTGAGCCGCCTCTAAACACTCCGGAGAACCGCGAGTACACGGCAGAGATCATGTTTGAGACATTCAACGTTCCTGGCTTGTACATTGCCGTGCAGGCGGTGCTCGCCTTGGCCGCCAGTTGGGCTTCTCGATCCGCCGAGGAACGCACTCTTACGGGCATTGTGGTGGACAGCGGCGATGGAGTGACGCACGTTATACCAGTG GCCGAGGGCTATGTGATCGGATCCTGCATCAAGCACATCCCCATTGCCGGCCGAAACATCACCTCGTTCATCCAGAGCCTGCTGCGCGACCGAGAGGTGGGCATTCCCCCGGAACAGAGCCTTGAGACTGCCAAGGCGATCAAGGAGAAGCACTGCTACATCTGCCCCGATATTGCCAAAGAGTTTGCCAAGTACGACACGGAGCCGGGCAAGTGGGTGCGCAATTACACGGGCACCAACATGGTGACCAAGCAGCCGTTCAGCGTGGATGTTGGCCACGAGCGATTCATGGGACCCGAGATCTTCTTCCATCCGGAGTTCTCGAACCCTGATTTTACCATTCCCCTGTCGGAGATCGTGGACAATGTCATCCAGAACTGCCCAATCGATGTGCGGCGTCCGCTGTACAACAATATCGTGTTGAGCGGTGGTTCCACCATGTTCAAGGACTTTGGCCGGAGGTTGCAGCGGGATATCAAGCGATCGGTGGACACACGCCTCAGGATAAGCGAAAATCTGTCCGAGGGACGCATTAAG CCAAAACCCATTGATGTCCAGGTGATTACGCATCACATGCAGCGGTATGCCGTGTGGTTTGGAGGCAGCATGTTGGCCTCAACG CCCGAGTTCTATCAGGTGTGTCACACAAAGGCTGCCTATGAGGAGTATGGTCCCAGCATTTGCCGTCACAATCCCGTTTTCGGCACCATGACATAA
- the LOC108070549 gene encoding vesicle-associated membrane protein-associated protein B/C-like, whose translation MLSLEPRDQLVFEGPFGSSVSKNLVIKNPGKKQSVAFKLKTTSPHLFFVRPNVGVLEPDQTVSVNITMQPTASNDGQKRHKFLIMAAKASGPDINLQDFWKEQKPSDIWDAKIKCEIVPERKSNKASNEHLDRALGGATDSPSKQDGQTVVADKLEEALKGEVEILQDQGIRPKQRGRNMFKFACCVLTIIAALVGAYYGKHYL comes from the coding sequence atgCTTTCCCTGGAGCCGCGGGACCAGCTCGTCTTTGAAGGTCCCTTCGGCAGTTCTGTGAGCAAGAATCTCGTGATCAAAAATCCCGGAAAGAAGCAGAGTGTGGCCTTTAAGCTAAAGACCACTTCGCCGCATTTGTTCTTTGTACGTCCCAATGTCGGGGTTCTGGAGCCCGACCAGACAGTCTCTGTGAACATCACCATGCAGCCCACCGCGTCAAATGATGGCCAGAAGCGACACAAGTTTCTCATTATGGCGGCCAAAGCCTCCGGCCCTGATATCAATCTGCAGGACTTTTGGAAAGAGCAAAAACCAAGCGACATCTGGGACGCTAAGATCAAGTGTGAAATTGTCCCGGAGAGGAAATCAAACAAGGCATCGAACGAGCATTTAGATCGGGCTTTAGGTGGTGCTACTGACTCCCCAAGCAAGCAAGATGGTCAGACTGTGGTGGCAGACAAGCTTGAGGAAGCCCTTAAGGGGGAGGTTGAAATCCTGCAGGACCAGGGAATTCGTCCCAAACAACGGGGCAGGAACATGTTCAAATTTGCCTGTTGTGTTTTAACTATCATAGCCGCCCTTGTTGGCGCATATTATGGCAAACATTATTTGTGA
- the Nulp1 gene encoding ribosome quality control complex subunit TCF25 isoform X1 translates to MSARMLKKLQGDADKLAPPPEDEDNEELSDNDELEDSDMQRDRKTHLNPFDLLNQPGLSLSESEFKEDDNETEHPSAALPNPSAAAQKKKKKKRKKKARSSGNHISSEDNERQDKYFEKVDPLLGKVYDAVPKQSAKQAAAAGGSATKKLLGVELRHLNPQNEMRRTFGKRVVKVETKRGRQKPTLKSTYMVTAKESWPPLTKNTITMKLLPAPDSPSVSSKSILDNGSGEVQWFAFEHSQYYQGVQHMFLSALERIDSEFLITLIKRCPYHVDSLVQLSEVCKMTEDFALASELLERALLLLESSLHINFSLTSGNCRLDYRRQENRSFYIVLFKHAQYLEERACSRTAFEISKLLLSLQPDMDPLAMILVIDYYALRSKQFGWLVEFYEEYNAARNLNQLPNMAYSYALALYTLHGVCERSNQALQYALLMFPGVLRPLLDEMSVQTDKRVLASSYFFADVSGNQSPALHQLVCLYVCRARVVWRQNEVLPWLESNVNAVLDRIDSKDPLVNEYKEKRSLRYGGTPPRPILRHVILSDYKEKVPLAVFVAKEKQAIMTYDPLPPPNSVNCYQRKSSSSSSPTTNTNNSVSMFFQSLLPSFNINNLAAAAQQPQAGLAPAQAAGAPAEAGADAAAAAAAVVPARQAANGEGEEAGLQQSLTLMMDAMRDFLQNFRIAEHLRSPETAAAQSSSSNDEEEGSSDYVD, encoded by the exons ATGTCTGCGCGAATGCTAAAGAAGCTGCAGGGCGACGCCGACAAGCTGGCGCCGCCGCCAGAGGACGAGGACAACGAGGAGCTATCAGATAACGATGAACTGGAGGACAGTGACATGCAGCGCGACCGCAAGACCCATCTAAATCCATTCGATCTG TTAAACCAGCCCGGTTTGAGTCTCTCGGAGAGCGAGTTCAAGGAGGACGACAACGAGACGGAGCACCCATCTGCGGCTCTGCCCAATCCCAGTGCTGCGGCccagaagaaaaagaagaagaagcgcaAGAAGAAGGCCAGGTCCAGTGGTAACCACATAAGCAGCGAGGACAACGAGCGACAGGACAAGTACTTTGAGAAGGTGGATCCGCTGCTGGGCAAGGTCTACGATGCAGTCCCCAAGCAATCGGCCAAGCAGGCGGCGGCCGCCGGAGGCTCTGCCACTAAGAAGCTGCTGGGCGTTGAACTAAGGCATCTAAATCCGCAGAACGAGATGCGACGCACCTTTGGCAAGCGGGTGGTAAAAGTGGA GACAAAGCGCGGTCGTCAGAAGCCCACTCTCAAGTCTACATACATGGTAACGGCCAAGGAGTCCTGGCCGCCGCTGACCAAAAACACCATCACCATGAAGTTGCTGCCCGCTCCCGACTCGCCTTCGGTCTCCAGCAAGTCCATACTGGACAACGGCAGTGGCGAAGTCCAGTGGTTCGCCTTCGAGCATAGCCAATACTACCAGGGAGTGCAGCACATGTTTCTCTCGGCCTTGGAGCGCATCGATTCGGAATTTTTGATCACGCTCATTAAGCGCTGTCCCTATCACGTGGACTCCTTGGTCCAGCTGAGCGAGGTATGCAAGATGACCGAGGACTTTGCCCTGGCCTCTGAGCTTCTGGAGCGCGCCCTGCTGCTGCTAGAGTCGTCGCTGCATATTAACTTTAGCCTGACGTCGGGTAACTGCCGGCTGGACTATCGCCGCCAAGAGAACCGCTCATTCTACATTGTGCTGTTCAAGCATGCGCAGTACCTGGAGGAGCGTGCCTGCAGTCGGACTGCATTCGAGATCTCCAAGCTGCTGCTAAGTCTGCAGCCGGACATGGATCCGCTGGCCATGATCCTGGTCATTGACTACTACGCTTTGCGTAGCAAGCAGTTTGGATGGCTAGTGGAATTCTATGAGGAGTACAATGCCGCCAGGAACCTCAACCAATTGCCCAATATGGCCTACTCCTATGCCCTGGCCCTGTACACGCTCCATGGGGTGTGCGAGCGCTCCAATCAGGCCCTGCAGTATGCCCTGCTTATGTTCCCTGGGGTGCTGCGGCCGCTGCTGGACGAGATGTCCGTGCAGACGGACAAGCGGGTGCTGGCCTCCTCCTACTTCTTTGCGGATGTATCGGGAAA TCAATCGCCCGCTTTGCACCAGCTGGTGTGCCTGTATGTGTGTCGCGCTCGCGTTGTGTGGCGACAGAACGAGGTCTTGCCCTGGCTGGAGTCCAATGTCAATGCAGTCCTCGATCGCATCGACAGCAAGGATCCCTTGGTCAACGAGTACAAGGAGAAACGATCACTCCGCTATGGCGGCACACCGCCTAGACCCATTCTCCGGCATGTGATACTCTCCGACTACAAGGAGAAAGTTCCCCTGGCCGTTTTCGTGGCCAAGGAGAAGCAAGCCATCATGACCTACGACCCACTGCCGCCGCCGAACAGCGTCAACTGCTATCAGCG AAAATCCTCGTCGAGCAGCAGTCCCACAACGAACACAAACAATTCCGTATCCATGTTTTTCCAATCCCTCTTGCCATCGTTTAACATCAACAACCTGGCAGCAGCTGCTCAGCAGCCCCAGGCAGGCCTGGCACCAGCTCAAGCCGCCGGAGCACCTGCTGAGGCTGGCGCtgatgccgccgctgctgctgcggcagtGGTGCCTGCTAGGCAGGCAGCAAATGGCGAAGGCGAAG AAGCTGGTCTACAGCAGTCGCTGACTTTGATGATGGACGCCATGCGCGACTTCCTGCAGAACTTCCGAATTGCGGAGCATCTGCGCTCCCCGGAAACGGCGGCGGCACAGTCTTCCAGCAGcaacgacgaggaggagggcTCCAGCGACTACGTGGACTAG